Part of the Etheostoma spectabile isolate EspeVRDwgs_2016 unplaced genomic scaffold, UIUC_Espe_1.0 scaffold00004633, whole genome shotgun sequence genome is shown below.
AGCTTTTGCACGTGTTCAACTCATTTTTCCTTCACCAGACTTCAGCTCGCCACAGTATTCACTGCCAGAGCTGGTTTAGTGTTTGTGACgtttatcacaaaaaaacgtttactaaaaagaaacaaaatcttATCGTCCATCATACTTAAATTATTTAAGGTAACAGTTTCTAAAGTATTTGAGGTGTTTTAATTATACTGAATTAGATCAAATCTTTAAAGCAAAGGTAATAGTCTCATCTTTTATTTGACTGATTGCTCTTCTTAATGCTCTACTTCAGTTCTCCTTTGGGATTTCTCTGGACATTTAATAAATTCTTCaatgtttaaatgttgttttgtttaacaGATATTTTTCAGGATTGTACATTGTTCACTTAATGTTGAAAGCATCTTTTAATCCCTTCAGTGCTTGTTCCTTTGTGATGCTCCTCCAGGCCTCGGGAACATCAGCTGGTTTGGCTTTGTATTCTTCAGCAAATCTTTCATTGTATTGAACCAGGACGTACTTCCAGTAGTCCGATGCCTCGATGGTTCTATCAGGAGGAATGTCCCAGTCTGGATAGTAGTCCATGTAGTCCTTATAGGGATGGTACTCCCATTTAGTTACTGCGTTTCTGAATTTACGTTCACTGTGCACATCTGTTGTACACAGTGTTTCACTCAGCTTCTTAGTGCCCACCATCCTGTATCTACCAAGACCCTGTGGCCGATGAACAGCTGCATGATGTTTCTTGTGGTCTTTGCCTCCAGCCTCACAAGGAACTTTACAAAATGGACATTGTTGTCCACAACCAAACACCCGCTTGAAAAGCTCATCTTGTGGTTTGATTGGAAGTTTGTTCAGAGTCTTGGTGATGTCTTCAGAGTTTAAGAATTCCTCCTGCAGCTGTTTCTTCAATTCACCCAATGCTTTAATGAGGCTCTTTGTAAATGGACGACATGTGCTTTGGATTTGAAACAAGGTGGTTTTTACAGCCTCCTCTGACATTGAGATGTCTCTGATCAGATGTTTGCGCATGTTGTTGATGAGCTTTGTGATGCTTTCCTGGTTGTCTGGCAGCAAAACACCGTCATCTCCTTTTGAGGCTTGTTCTGTTGCttctgttattttgttaacTATGACCTGCAGGTTCTTACTTTTCAGTTTGCACAAAGTTTTGTCTTCTGACATATTTCGCAGAATTTGCTGAAATATCCAATCTTTAACATAAATCTCATACATACAAATGTACTTGACAAAACTCTCAAACTTTCCCTTTTGCAGCAGCTCTTTCTGAATGTTGTACTGGAAAAAGGAGCGTGAACTGTACTCTGCTGAATGGGAACTTGTCAAAATCTGATCTACAATGTCTATTCCCAGAGATCCACTGATGTTCTCTTCAACAGCAGGTTTGACACAAAGTCTGACAAAATCATTTGCTTTGCGTTGGCAATCATCTCTCTGTTTGTATAAATCGATAAAATCTAACAAGTACTGATTCTTGTACTTCTCCAGCTGACGTCTTGGATTATTGTCCGACATGAatttttggtgcattttttGGAATTCCCTGGAGGCAATGCCACAAATATGAAGTTTCAGGTCAATCTCAaactgtttatttgttttgtagcGTTTGTAGTTCTGTTCAATCTTTTCATCTATTTTCTCCAAAAGCTCTTTTGTGAAAGAGTCATGGTAATCTCcgtttgtctttgttttatcaAGAACAAACTGGATGGAAATCTCAATGATACTGTCTGCAAAACTCTGTAAATCTCCAGTTCCCCACAGATATTTCAGCTGCTTCAAATAGTAGTCAATATGGTCTCTTGTGGTCTTAAATTTACCCAGCCCAATTTTCTTTAGGTCTTCAAcatttagcaatttttcatttacattctGATTTGAGAAATGTTTTCTCATTTGTTTGAGAATGCATGCAGATATGTCTCGTTCTTTCAGGTGAGGTATATTTTCAGTAGCTCTAGCCCACATATTTTCAAACTCATGTGCCAGCTGTTCATCAGGCGGTGTGGTGTTTTTGCAGTGACTCAGGAGTTTCATGACCCGCTCTTCAATCACGCCTCTGGATTTCCGCTGTATGTCCTGAGCTTCTTTTAAACCGATTTTCAGTTTAAGGGCATTATCCAAGGAATTACACACAGAATGTTCAACTTCAATTGCAAGACTTTTGATCCTGATGAGAAAGTCAAATTTGTATTTCTCTATCAAATGTACACgtgtgtcttttcttttgtaGTAGTTTGtgagtttttccttcattatgTTTTGCCGGGCTTCTATTTTCTTCAACAACTCAGATTTTTTTGATTCAACCAATTTGTTCCATATTTCCACCTGAGATTCATTGTCAGCATTTTTGATTTCCAACTCTGCTGCTGTCTGCCAGGAGAGAATCTCTTTCCTGAACTCCCATTCCCATTCACCGAACTCTTTGTCAAGGTTGTCATATGCATGAGCCACAAGAGTGTTCCTGAAACTGAAGATGAAGTTCTCATATTTTACTGCTTTCCAGAGGTTTCTCATCCACTCTAGAAAATCAGGAATCTGTGAGAATTCATTGCTTTTTTCACCTTTCCCTGTCTCCaaaagatttttctttaaatctgCTACAGCTTCACTGTAACCTGTGTTTACTGGTGCCATCGGTGGGGTCCCATGCCAGAGTCCTGGGATGttccagttgtttttttccatgtcaTAGTCCAGCACATCTGTGAAAGCTTTTATACCGGGCTGCTTTTCCATTTCCGCTGCAATTTGAGTCATTTCATCGAGCTGGTCCaataattgttttctttctgtcagaTTCTTGGTATGAGCTGAGACTCCACCAACATTCTGGTGCACAAAATGACAAACTGGCTTTTTACCAATCTCCTTCATTCTCAAGAAAGCATGAGTGGCAATTTGCAGAACATCTTTCATTTCTGTTGAGTTCTCCATTGCGATGTTGATAATGGTGACATCACTTAAGCCAATCACAAAGGTTGCCAGCTGGTTGTCATGTTCATAACTGTCCTCTAGTTGTGCCAAATCAGAAGACTTAAGACCTTCTGTGTCAATGAGAAGTATAAAGTCACAGTTCAAGTCCTTTTGTAAATCCTCACTTACTCTGAGGAAGAGCATATAAGCTCCTCTTGTGCATCTGCCACTGCTGACAGGAAACTGCACACCAAACATGGTGTTGAGGAGTGTTGACTTCCCACTACTTTGAACACCCAACACCGTCAGTACCAACAGTCTGCTCTTCTCTCCGACCTTCTTGTGAAGCTCCATTAGCACATCTGTCACCCATCTCTCTGGGATGTTAGACGCATCTCCGTCTAAGAGCTCTAAAGGATATCCATCCAACAGCATTTCAGCTGCCAAACCAGGGAGACGAGATGTTTCATCAGCAGTGTTTGGTGATTGAAACGAAAACTCATAGATCAGCCCCATCTCTCTCATGTAATGCTCTAATCCTAAAGAGCTATCCAGCAAAGCCTGATCCAACCCTGCTGTGAGTTTTGCATCTTTCTTCGTGCATTGCTCTTTAAATTTGTTACGCAGATCAGTCAGTTTGTCCCGAGAATGTGAATTTAACTTCAACTTCATCCACTTAAGGAAATaatctcttttttctttgtcacttgTGGATAAGATTTCAATAAAACTCTTAATTCCTTTTGAcaatgtttgtttgctttggccCTCTctgatttttagtttttctgccTGTAGCTGAGATTTATACTCTTCGAGGCCTGAGTCACCAGTGTCTTTCATCCTACATTCCTCCTTCTCTAACTTTGATAACCTTTTCCAGTTATCTCCTTGCAAAGGAAGTTGTTCTTTCTTGTAGTCTGGTATAGGTCGCTCTCCGATTCCTTTCACAATGTCCTCAGCTGCCTTCCTTTGGTCGTCACTTGTGCGTTCATCCACAGATAGACCAAGTTCAACAGCTTTGTCAAGCATATTTGCAAtgctttttgtggtttttacaTCTTTGAGGGATGTCTTGATGGCTGCACAAAGTCTTTTTGAAAACTCTGCTACATTTATCCTTGGATCCTTGATTTTCACACTGGTCTTTGGTAGGTCTAATTCTTGTAGTGTTTTCTTGACAGACATATCTTCTGTACTATTCACCTCCTTGcggttaaaaacaaagaacagtttGGATTTCACATCTTCAAGAGAAGTCAGAATCTTGTGCTCCTCTTCTTCAACTTTGTCCAGGAACACAAAGACAGCAGTGGAcacatgacaaagaaaagcgAACTGTGCGAGTGACTCACAAACGTCTCCTCGCAAATTAGCGAATGCAACTGGCTCTGGAAATATGTTAAGATTTTCAGTACCACTGGGAAGGTACCAGCAAACCTCTACTAAACCATTGgcaatgtttctttttacttcTCCACCTTCCATATCTCTGTGTATGAACGTATTGTtgttggactgaccaaagctgagAACATGATTCAACCACTGGGACTTGGATAAACTGCAGTTTTTCAGTCGCACAAAGGAGTAAAATGGAATCTCTGCTTGGATAATGTTGTCTTCTACAAACCCTTTTGATTCAGACAAATCATGTGGACGCCACTCTTTAACGATGTCTCTCAGAGCCCAAAGCATCAGGGTACTCTGACTGTTATTGGCATGGGGCAACAGCAGTGGGACAGAAAACTGGCACATGGACATCTTGAGGGCCAGTTCCTGTTGCAAGAAACTGTCAGCACAAAGGAAGAGTGCTACTATGAGGTCGAGAGGGTTGACCTTATTATCCTCTGCAGTGTAaagatcatcatcattatcatcatcgtTAGGGGGTGGCtctggctcagtggtagagcggttgcctgtcaattggaaggttggtggttcactCTCTGGCCCTGTAGCcccatgttgaagtgtttttgaacaaaccactgaaccccgagttgcccccgatgctgcgccatcggagtgtaaatgtgtgtgagtgcgtatctgatgagctggtggcaccttgtacggcagccttggccacagtgtacaaatgtgtgtgaatggtgaatggttcctgtatgatgtaaaagcgctatacaaatacaGTAGATTTACTTCGTTGTGTTCTGAAATTTGTGTACAGCTCCTGCATTCAGAATTGAGTTTAAATAGTTTCCTGAGAAAACCCCATGGTATGTCCTCCACAGATGAGACAGCTTCTTCATTTATGCTGTTTTTGTTGATCTCCAAGAGAGACCGAAGAGTGAGTTTGTTAGGATAAAATCCCTTCAGTCCAACTTTGGAGAGAAAGTAGGATAGGACtgtcaaagagaaagagaagttcACTTTGAGAAGAAGTACAACAGACAGCcccttcttgtgtgtgtgtgtgtgtgtgtgtgtgtgtgtgtgtgtgtgtgtgtgtgtgtgtgtgtacacagttgTCTTTGCCTTATTTGGCCAACTGTGGATCAGTGGAATAGTTCAAAATACGTGGCTTGAAGGGTAAAATGACTTTGATAATgacgctttggataaaagcgccAGCTTAATTACACATAATGTAAAAAACTTGCTCGCTAAAAgtggtaaaaaacaacacaatgctCCTTTTTCAACCTGGGTTTTTATGTCTAAGtgacaatctttgacattggtccggtatgccagccccccccccctgcacccCGTCATCaacacccagaggagccggttcagtggaaggctgctccttcccaactgtaggaccaacagactcaaggactcctttgtccctcatgccatcggactgtacaactcctcactaggggggaggaggaaattgggcagagaggacaatacatgcatacatacatacagacatacatacacacagtacacatacatacatacatacatacatacatacacagtacacatacatacatacatacatacatacatacacagtacacatacatacatacagacatacatacacacagtacacatacatacatacatacatacatacacacagtacacatacatacatacatacatacatacatacatacatacatacatacactatcggtcaaaagtttggggtcacttagaaatttccattgcactccattatagaaagaatcccagctgagatcagttgcattgtttttttaaccagggcagtaatcagattacattatgtgctggcataattgcaaataggtttgccagtgtttttctagttagttttttaaaatgatatcagattagtaaacataatgtgcctttggatgattgaatgaatggttgctgataatgggtaatgtagatacacTAAGTAagtccaaagtttggggtcgCTTAAAAATTcctaccactccattatagacagaataccagctgatctgagtgggggggctgatcttttttttttttttttatactctttatttaacgtttttcattacaataaaacaaacaaacacacagaacttGGGGCACTGATACATAGATAAGTAGATAATACGTTACAAGATGATACACCTAGTTATGCTTCCTTGCTTTTGTAGGTCAACCATTTAGACCAGCGGTTGTTGTAAGAATGTCCTTTCATACGTAAAAGATATGTCAGTTTTCCATAGAGTTAATCTCCTCCACGACGTCTCGCCAGTGTCCAGCTTGGGAGGGAGATTCTTTAGCCAAGACCGTGTAATTGCTTTTTTGCTAGCAATTGACAGAACTTTAAAAGGTACTGATCTTCTTTTGAAACACTTTTCCAGACATTAACCCCAGCAGAAAAATTCTAGGGTCCTTGGGGATGACATACCCCAAAATTGTCCCAGTAGTCTGACAGATTCCATCCCAATAAGTTGCCAACTTTGGGCAGGACCAAAATACTGAGAGTGATTGGCGTTCTGATGGCCACACTGTCTCCAACATTGCTGTTCTTCTCCTCTATATCTACTAGTAATTTGAGGTGTAAGAAAGTATCTGATTAAGCACTTCCAACCGAATTCCCTCCATCTTTGGAGCTAGTAGATGTTCGTTGTGTCACACATTGAAAGCCAATCATCCTCTGTAATTATTACTCCCAATTCTCTTTCCCATTTAGACTTAATATTTCAAGGTGTTATTTCCATTATATTTCTGCAATCCTTTATATAGTTTGGAAACAGTTTTACAAGGGAGGTGGGTATAAGCTTTCGTAAAATGTTCACAATAGTATTACCTTCAGGaggaaacctttttttattttcgtattgtaaaaatgtcttacctggaaatatttaaataagtcTCTGTTCTCAAGATTATAGTCCCTTTTCAGTTGCTCAAATGTTTTAAAGGTGTTACCTTCTACAAACTGGCACAAAGCCACAAGTCCTCCATCTTTCCAGCCTAGAAATGAAGAATCTAATTCTCCTGGCCGAAAGTTTGAGTTACAGGAGGGCCACATCAGGAGTCCAATGACGTCCGCCAATCTGTATCTATCAACCACTTCCTTCCAGATTAACAATGTGCCTTCGACTATACCATTCCCATTTTTGTCTGTAATTATTTTACCTCCCAGACGTGTTTGGGGTTGGGCCCCACCCTGCCTTAGTTCTATTTGTTCCATCCAGTCTCCATTTCTGGGGAGCACCAGCAGACCATGAATCTCATCTGAGATGCATAATAGTATTCCCTCAAATTTGGAGGGCCAAACCCCCCGGTCCCTATTAATTTGgagtattttaaattttattcttggTCTGGTCCCGGACCAAATAAATCTGGAGATCAACCTGTCCCAAGCATGGAACTGTGTGCTAGATATTTAATAGGCAATGACatgaaaagatataaaaatCTAGGAAGCAGATTCATCCTCACTATTTCCATTCTAGCTGTGAAGTCCAACAATAACCTTGACCAGGCTGACAAGTCCTTTTGTATGTTTTCAGTAAGATTATCAAAATTCAAACTAAATAACCCATCCAAATCTTGAGAAATAAATACTCCCAGGTATTTTAGCTTTTGGCATCCACTTAAGTCTATAGGTCTTTCTTATAAATTTACTAGGGGAGTAGTAATTGCCAGgacctgtgtttttgtgatgtttagaCTGTAGCCCGACAGTTGACCAAACTCAGTAGAGCTGACATAAACTTAGGGAGCGTTATATCTGGGTTTTGGAGGTATGCGAttacatcatctgcaaaaagggCAATTTTGTGTTCAATATTTGCAAAACTAATTCCTTTATTCCATTATCCTCTCTAATGGCTGTGCCAAGGGTTCAATGAATATTGCAAAAAGCGATGGACTTAGACAACATCCCTGACGGGTTCCCTCTGTGTAGTTGGAAGCTGTCTGTTAGGTGCCCATTAATTTTTACCCTGGCCCGTGGTTTATCATAAAGTGACCGCAGGCACCTAATAATGGTTATTAAAGCCCAGGGTTTCTAGAACCTTATATAGAAAGGTCCAGTTGACCCGATCAAAGGCCTTTTCTGCGTCTAGACTAATTTATACGGCGTTGAGGCCCTGCTTTTTGGTTTGTCTAAGATATGTAATGTTCGTCTTATGCTGTCATGAGTTTGTCGGCCTTTGATGAATCCCGTCTGGTCTCGTGTATTAGGTCTAACAAGTAATACTCCATTCTCCGAGAAATTATGATGTAAAAATTTATAATCGACATTCAGAATTGAGATTGGGCGATATGATTCGCagtattcaacatttttcccctCTTTAGGGAGGACAGATATTACAGCCTCTCTCCAAGATGGTGGGATCTCAGCTCTGCTCAAGTCCAGTTCAAAGAATCGAGCAGGACAGGAGAAAGCTCCTTCCTGAACGTCTTGTACCATTCATTTGGAAATCCATCGCTACCTGGGCACTTATTACTTTCAATTGTCCAATAACTGTATCTAGTCTTTCTGCGTAATGGGAGCAGATAGAGTTTGTTTTGGATTAGACCAAGAGGAAGGTAGGTCC
Proteins encoded:
- the LOC116677247 gene encoding up-regulator of cell proliferation-like, translating into MDVVLSKGASTVLFGASQFERFTLDFPTGSRVRRGASPELSRWNWPNKAKTTVYTHTHTHTHTHTHTHTHTHKKGLSVVLLLKVNFSFSLTVLSYFLSKVGLKGFYPNKLTLRSLLEINKNSINEEAVSSVEDIPWGFLRKLFKLNSECRSCTQISEHNEPEPPPNDDDNDDDLYTAEDNKVNPLDLIVALFLCADSFLQQELALKMSMCQFSVPLLLPHANNSQSTLMLWALRDIVKEWRPHDLSESKGFVEDNIIQAEIPFYSFVRLKNCSLSKSQWLNHVLSFGQSNNNTFIHRDMEGGEVKRNIANGLVEVCWYLPSGTENLNIFPEPVAFANLRGDVCESLAQFAFLCHVSTAVFVFLDKVEEEEHKILTSLEDVKSKLFFVFNRKEVNSTEDMSVKKTLQELDLPKTSVKIKDPRINVAEFSKRLCAAIKTSLKDVKTTKSIANMLDKAVELGLSVDERTSDDQRKAAEDIVKGIGERPIPDYKKEQLPLQGDNWKRLSKLEKEECRMKDTGDSGLEEYKSQLQAEKLKIREGQSKQTLSKGIKSFIEILSTSDKEKRDYFLKWMKLKLNSHSRDKLTDLRNKFKEQCTKKDAKLTAGLDQALLDSSLGLEHYMREMGLIYEFSFQSPNTADETSRLPGLAAEMLLDGYPLELLDGDASNIPERWVTDVLMELHKKVGEKSRLLVLTVLGVQSSGKSTLLNTMFGVQFPVSSGRCTRGAYMLFLRVSEDLQKDLNCDFILLIDTEGLKSSDLAQLEDSYEHDNQLATFVIGLSDVTIINIAMENSTEMKDVLQIATHAFLRMKEIGKKPVCHFVHQNVGGVSAHTKNLTERKQLLDQLDEMTQIAAEMEKQPGIKAFTDVLDYDMEKNNWNIPGLWHGTPPMAPVNTGYSEAVADLKKNLLETGKGEKSNEFSQIPDFLEWMRNLWKAVKYENFIFSFRNTLVAHAYDNLDKEFGEWEWEFRKEILSWQTAAELEIKNADNESQVEIWNKLVESKKSELLKKIEARQNIMKEKLTNYYKRKDTRVHLIEKYKFDFLIRIKSLAIEVEHSVCNSLDNALKLKIGLKEAQDIQRKSRGVIEERVMKLLSHCKNTTPPDEQLAHEFENMWARATENIPHLKERDISACILKQMRKHFSNQNVNEKLLNVEDLKKIGLGKFKTTRDHIDYYLKQLKYLWGTGDLQSFADSIIEISIQFVLDKTKTNGDYHDSFTKELLEKIDEKIEQNYKRYKTNKQFEIDLKLHICGIASREFQKMHQKFMSDNNPRRQLEKYKNQYLLDFIDLYKQRDDCQRKANDFVRLCVKPAVEENISGSLGIDIVDQILTSSHSAEYSSRSFFQYNIQKELLQKGKFESFVKYICMYEIYVKDWIFQQILRNMSEDKTLCKLKSKNLQVIVNKITEATEQASKGDDGVLLPDNQESITKLINNMRKHLIRDISMSEEAVKTTLFQIQSTCRPFTKSLIKALGELKKQLQEEFLNSEDITKTLNKLPIKPQDELFKRVFGCGQQCPFCKVPCEAGGKDHKKHHAAVHRPQGLGRYRMVGTKKLSETLCTTDVHSERKFRNAVTKWEYHPYKDYMDYYPDWDIPPDRTIEASDYWKYVLVQYNERFAEEYKAKPADVPEAWRSITKEQALKGLKDAFNIK